A region of Stegostoma tigrinum isolate sSteTig4 chromosome 3, sSteTig4.hap1, whole genome shotgun sequence DNA encodes the following proteins:
- the LOC125451083 gene encoding sialidase-4-like, with protein sequence MGSSNSTDTTVLFKQEDHFGYRIPALLHIPDTDVLLAISEKRLGPKDENADTLMLRKGIYNKFSKNFEWDDVTCIESAQLHDHRSMNPCPVYDKEKCTIFLFFIAVYDSVTEQEQLLSGRNFTRLCFVTSTDKGKTWSTAIDLTVCQLGQRINKWAMFAVGPGHGIQLRSGRLIIPAYAYEKKPGCQCRAFTFYSDDHGKSWRVGDFISKEECGECQMVAMHGGRGPEIVYCNARSIKHGKHQYRVQAFSTNGGGAFTEGCLVKKLVEPPNGCHGSIIHFHSSKISHMNIYPVIKKHHFQQEKGTSKLAKDFEIILFSHTTSMESRSDLGIYLGTYHGHSPTWTDPWVICHGPCAYSELAFIEIPGEEIPLVACLFECGSASESEQISFTVFQVDEIIKNILEIKPHDNSHC encoded by the exons ATGGGTTCCTCAAATTCTACCGACACAACTGTTCTATTTAAGCAGGAGGATCATTTTGGGTATCGAATACCTGCATTGCTCCACATTCCAGATACAGATGTGCTTCTGGCAATTTCTGAGAAGAGGTTAGGTCCCAAGGACGAAAATGCTGATACACTCATGCTCCGAAAGGGCATATACAATAAGTTTTCAAAGAATTTTGAG TGGGACGATGTAACATGCATTGAGTCTGCGCAGCTACATGATCACCGATCCATGAATCCTTGTCCTGTCTATGACAAAGAAAAATGCACCATTTTCCTCTTCTTTATTGCTGTCTATGACAGCGTGACTGAGCAAGAGCAACTACTCTCCGGGAGAAATTTCACACGACTTTGCTTTGTTACCAGCACGGATAAAGGAAAGACCTGGAGCACTGCTATTGATTTGACAGTTTGTCAGTTAGGTCAGCGCATTAACAAGTGGGCAATGTTTGCTGTGGGACCAGGTCACGGTATACAACTCAGGTCTGGACGCCTCATTATTCCAGCTTATGCTTACGAGAAGAAGCCCGGTTGCCAGTGTCGGGCTTTCACCTTCTATAGTGATGATCATGGAAAGAGCTGGAGAGTTGGGGACTTCATTTCTAAAGAGGAATGTGGTGAATGCCAGATGGTGGCGATGCATGGAGGCCGTGGACCTGAAATTGTTTATTGCAATGCTCGGAGCATTAAGCATGGTAAACACCAGTATCGTGTGCAAGCTTTTAGCACAAATGGTGGAGGTGCTTTTACAGAAGGGTGTCTGGTAAAAAAGCTTGTTGAACCACCCAATGGTTGCCATGGCAGTATCATCCATTTTCATTCATCAAAAATTTCACACATGAACATTTATCCCGTCATTAAAAAACATCATTTTCAGCAGGAGAAAGGCACATCAAAGTTAGCAAAAGATTTTGAAATTATATTATTCTCACACACAACAAGCATGGAATCACGTAGTGATTTAGGAATCTATCTTGGGACTTACCACGGTCATTCTCCTACCTGGACAGACCCTTGGGTCATTTGTCATGGTCCTTGCGCCTACTCAGAACTGGCTTTTATAGAAATTCCTGGGGAAGAAATTCCCCTTGTTGCCTGTTTGTTTGAATGTGGATCTGCATCTGAAAGTGAGCAGATCTCATTCACTGTATTCCAAGTTGATGAGATTATTAAGaacattttagaaataaaacctcATGATAATTCTCATTGCTAA